The region AGGCCGGCGAGACGCTCTGCGTGGTCGAGGCGATGAAGATGGAGAACGTGCTGCGCGCCGAGCGTGACGCCACCGTCAAGACCATCCGTGCCAAGCCCGGCGACAGCCTGGCGGTGGACGCGGTGATCATGGAATTCGCCTGAGGGGGATTGCCGGGGGAACCCGGCCCAGACGCGGGCGCGTGCCAAGTCGCACACGCCCGCGTCTGGGCCGGTTGCGGGCGCGAAGCGCGAAATGCGATAGGGCGGGACCGTCCGCACGCGCTGCGAGCCTTGGGGGGCTGGGCCGCGGCGGATCCGCGCGAGGGCTCGACTTGGACATTCTGCAGCAGATCTTCACCTGGGACGCCGTGCCGGGCCACGTCGCCTACGCCATCATCGCCGTCTCCTATCTCCTCACCAGCATCTTCTGGCTGCGGGTCGCCGCGGTCGTCGGCATCGCCTTCGAGATCTGCTATTTCCTCCTCAGCGGCTCGCTGGTGTGGACCAGCATCGTCTGGGACAGCGCCTTCATCCTCATCAACCTGGTCCAGGTCGGGCGGCTCTTGCGAGACCGGCTCAGCCTCGACCTCACCGCCGACCAGCGCGCCTTCCTGGCGCCGATCGTCGGGCAGCTCGACAAGGCGCAGATCGCCCAGCTCCTGCGCACGGCGCAATGGCGCGAGCTTGCCGCCGGCGCCGTGCTGACGGTCGAGGAGCAGCCGGTGGCCGACCTCACCTTCGTCTGCGAAGGGCGGACCGAGGTCGCCGTCAAGGGCCAGGTGGTCGCCCATGTCGGGCCGGGCGCCTTCATCGGCGACGTCTCCTTCACGACAGGCGTCGCCGCCACCGCCACCGTGGTGGTGGACGAGCCGGCGCGCGTGCTCGCCTTCGACCAGGAGAAGCTGCACGCGCTG is a window of Labrys wisconsinensis DNA encoding:
- a CDS encoding Crp/Fnr family transcriptional regulator, producing the protein MDILQQIFTWDAVPGHVAYAIIAVSYLLTSIFWLRVAAVVGIAFEICYFLLSGSLVWTSIVWDSAFILINLVQVGRLLRDRLSLDLTADQRAFLAPIVGQLDKAQIAQLLRTAQWRELAAGAVLTVEEQPVADLTFVCEGRTEVAVKGQVVAHVGPGAFIGDVSFTTGVAATATVVVDEPARVLAFDQEKLHALCKRDQQIASALYRRIGGGLADKMRMTTGRL